The stretch of DNA TTACATATTTTAGCGTCACGCTtgcatttttgatcgtcacggatgcattttatcatcacggatacattttatcatcacggatacatattttagcgtcacggatacatttttagcgtcacggatgcatttttgatcgtcacggatacatttttttagcgtcacggatacattttttttagcgtcacggatacacttttagcgtcacggatacattttagcgtcacggatttttagcgtcacggatgcatttttttagcgtcacggatacattttttagcgtcacggatgaatttttaaccGTCACGGTTACatatttttagcgtcacggatacatttttagcgtcacggatacattttttagcgtcacggatgaatttttaaccGTCACGGTTACATATTTTAGCGTCACGCTtgcatttttgatcgtcacggatgcatttttttagcgtcacggatacattttatcatcacggatacatttttagcgtcacggatacatttttagcgtcacggatacatttttagcgtcacggatgcatttttgatcgtcacggatacatttttagcgtcacggatacattttttagcgtcacagttgaattttttagcgtcacggatgcatttttaacCGTCAcggatgaatttttaaccGTCACGGTTACATATTTTAGCGTCACGCTtgcatttttgatcgtcacggatgcatttttttagcgtcacggatacattttatcatcacggatatatttttagcgtcacggatacattttttagcgtcacagATAAATTTTTTAGCGCCACGGATgaattttttagcgtcacggatacattttatcatcacggatacatttttagcgtcacggatgaatttttaacgtcacggatacattttttagcgtcacagATTTAAAAGCTCGAAATGGCCACGGTGTCCACAaaagtcctccaagtgttaatttcgatttattttaatagaaaaagtaaaaaataatgttaaaaaaaaaccttaaaaatatttttttttttatttttgttattttccagcttattttcttttagattagaaaattgttttttccttAGCAGCCTAAACGAATATTAAAGTATACAAaagttgagaaattttttaaggcaattaaaaaggagcaaaaatcaagaatttaattttctacgactacatattaaattacacccaatgaaacattgaaacacgAATTCTCGTTTCACCTGTTTCACTGAAGTTTTGATACAGGTGGCGCCCCCACActtattctctctttttgaaggaaaactcAGACGTGATAAGTCTGCATTTTGTGTGCTGATTGCGTTTCGTGTCGTCAAAGGACTTAAACGTGagtttttatcaaatatttccTTGCAATCTCCTTCAGGAAAAACTCACCCACAAGGATGATATGAAATCCTTGAGAAAATCCTGaagattcttttaattttcatggatttctctttctaacctcaaagttTTTCTTGGCTTCCTTGTTTGGGATGAGTTGGATTGGAAGTGTTTTAGAGCGTTTTGAGGGGTCTGTGGAGgagatttaattatttatttttgtttgttgtGATTGTAGAATGCGTTACGTGGCTGCATACCTACTCGCTGTGCTGGGAGGCAAGGAGAATCCCACATCCGGAGACATTGAGAAGATCCTCAGCTCGGTGGGCATTGAGGTTGACGGTGAGCGCGTGAAGAAAGTCTGCGCTGAGCTCAATGGAAAGAACATTGATGAGCTGATTGAGAAGGGTAAGTAGCTAAAGGATCTTTGAAGGGTCTTTTGTGTAGTTTCCGGtgtttttaaattgagaaaaccgCGTGTTTTGGCGTCCGGAAAGCTTTCCGGAAAGATTCTAAAAGCTTCTGTTTACTTTTCCAGGCCGTGAGAAGCTCTCCTCGATGCCCGTGGGAGGtggtgctgctgctgctgttgctgctgcccCAGCTGAAGCTCCTGCCGCCGCcaaggaagagaagaagggTAAGTTAGCGTCCCACGTGGAAGCTCCAgtgaaaatcaaaatcttcGTGATGATTTACCTTTAACACCATCTTTCGCATGAAACTGTGTGATTCAAACATTTCAACGTCTGATACCCCTTCCTTAATCCCCCAGAGAAGCTCCCCTAAAAGGATCCGGAagtaattatttctttctctttttttattccaaacagaggagaagaagaaggaagaatCCGAGTCTGAGGACGACGATATGGGCTTCGGTCTGTTTGAGTAGGCGCGCAGCAGCTGATTCCGGGGGATGGATGTACAAAATAAGACTTTTTTGTATCCTGACCAGGTCATCAGacttttaagatttatttccgtgaaataaatggaaaagatcccaaaaaattattttattttttctccactGGATAGTCGTCGAAATTTTCCTCCTCAAATAGGGAATTATCCACAAATTCCTCTGAAAGTTCCTCCTGAGGGATCTCATGAATCTCCGGACGATGTTTCTTCCTCTCCGGAACTTCCGATCTGTGTTGATTCTTAAGGAATTGTGTGAAGCGTTCCTCGAGGTGAAGATTTGCAGCTGCAAGAGCTTCTGGATCTCTTCCTGGACGCTGAATCTGCGGAGATTCTTCATGCTTCGCACCAAATTCGTATTTTTCCCACGCAGATTTGGTTTTTCCGAGCGTTTGAGTGATCTTCCGCATAATCTCCTCGTGATTGAGCCCAAAGACATCCTGTCGCATCTCCGGGAGGGCATCCGGAGCCACAAACTCATTTTGCATCCTGTCCACAGCAATATCCTCCTTCTGACGCATGTAGAAGGGCACGTAATCCTCCCCAAAGTCCGCCTTTGCCAGCAATCTGTCCACATCCTGGAATTTGGCATAATTGAGATCCTTGATGAAGCTAATCCGTGGAACTTCACCCATCAGCCGAAGTTGCGACAATTCATGCCTCAAACGTCCAGAAATCCTCCCCAAAAGCTCTTCCATCACATCATCCTCATCCGTTCCCTTTGCCATCCAATACACATTGGCCACATGGAAGTCCGGGGACACCTTTACACGGCAAATCTCCAGCCCACGACCCAGAATCTCCTGAGAAAGTTCCCCCGTGGCCATAATCTCAGCAATATTCCGCATAAAGAGCTTATTGAGCACCGTCACGCGCTTCAGAACGTGCCTGG from Lutzomyia longipalpis isolate SR_M1_2022 chromosome 1, ASM2433408v1 encodes:
- the LOC129787942 gene encoding 60S acidic ribosomal protein P2, with the translated sequence MRYVAAYLLAVLGGKENPTSGDIEKILSSVGIEVDGERVKKVCAELNGKNIDELIEKGREKLSSMPVGGGAAAAVAAAPAEAPAAAKEEKKEEKKKEESESEDDDMGFGLFE
- the LOC129787855 gene encoding putative ribosome-binding factor A, mitochondrial, with amino-acid sequence MNFLAVFRQFSAIVRSLPARGLHTTPCSAKQKLPTFSASRQSKIMDKLMHGRDKGKRHWYAAKVPGGAHVGSASAKAISSTEGQPRHVLKRVTVLNKLFMRNIAEIMATGELSQEILGRGLEICRVKVSPDFHVANVYWMAKGTDEDDVMEELLGRISGRLRHELSQLRLMGEVPRISFIKDLNYAKFQDVDRLLAKADFGEDYVPFYMRQKEDIAVDRMQNEFVAPDALPEMRQDVFGLNHEEIMRKITQTLGKTKSAWEKYEFGAKHEESPQIQRPGRDPEALAAANLHLEERFTQFLKNQHRSEVPERKKHRPEIHEIPQEELSEEFVDNSLFEEENFDDYPVEKK